A genomic segment from Syngnathus scovelli strain Florida chromosome 3, RoL_Ssco_1.2, whole genome shotgun sequence encodes:
- the letm2 gene encoding LETM1 domain-containing protein LETM2, mitochondrial, with protein sequence MAVFSHQVLFAVTRSRGSYLLSQRHGCSSLSSRANLHVGAPRNISSSASPLRHSRYGQPRCYRSHNLGRGQNSALLARALHSSVVWLQDSKNGETKTSPSAQSPPSDEKKDTVAAVVQAQTPVAAAPGPTAPAVAKKALHLRIVDELKHYYNGFRLLGIDTTVAGRMVWSLLHGHILTRRERRRLMRTCADLFRLVPFMVFIIVPFMEFLLPVFLKLFPEMLPSTFETESKKEEKQKKGLAAKLELAKFLQETIAEMARRNKATAQSEDETQRFSTYVQKVRGTGEQPTTKDIVRFSKLFEDELTLEHLERPQLVALCKLLELQPIGTNNLLRFQLMLQLRTIKSDDEMIAAEGVAAMSVSELQAACRSRGMRSLGLTTDQLRLQLQQWLDLHLNENVPPSLLLLSRAMYLTDIKPKAPVIPPVPKLEKSTPAETNGANRTSVGSDLLSDPAVVIKDRPAEEIRSKAPIMSDKPLTAAQVLQAKAATEVSQKSKMSANGV encoded by the exons ATGGCAGTCTTTAGCCACCAGGTGCTCTTTGCTGTTACGAGATCCAG GGGGTCGTATCTGCTGTCCCAGCGGCACGGCTGCTCTTCTCTGTCTTCGAGGGCTAACCTCCACGTAGGGGCCCCGCGCAACATCTCGTCATCGGCCTCCCCGCTCAGGCACTCCCGCTACGGCCAGCCTCGCTGTTACCGATCCCACAACCTGGGCCGCGGCCAAAACTCTGCCCTACTGGCCCGAGCCCTGCACAGTTCTGTCGTTTGGCTCCAAGACAGTAAAAATGGGGAGACTAAAACCTCACCTTCTGCTCAAAGTCCGCCGTCGGACGAGAAAAAGGACACGGTGGCCGCCGTTGTCCAAGCGCAAACGCCCGTCGCTGCCGCTCCTGGACCCACGGCGCCGGCCGTGGCCAAGAAGGCTCTGCATCTCAGGATCGTCGACGAGCTGAAGCATTATTACAACGGCTTCCGGTTGCTCGGTATCGACACCACGGTCGCAGGAAGGATGGTGTGGAGTCTGCTGCACGGACACATCCTCACGCGTCGGGAAAGGAGAAGG CTGATGAGGACGTGCGCCGACCTCTTCCGTCTGGTGCCCTTCATGGTGTTCATCATCGTCCCCTTCATGGAGTTCCTCCTTCCCGTCTTCCTCAAGCTCTTCCCAGAAATGTTGCCCTCCACCTTTGAGACGGAGTCCAAAAAG GAGGAGAAGCAAAAGAAGGGCCTTGCCGCAAAGCTGGAACTCGCCAAGTTTCTCCAAGAGACCATCGCTGAAATGGCTCGAAGGAACAAGGCCACGGCTCAGAGCGAGGATGAGACTCAGCGCTTCTCCACATACGTTCAGAAG GTCCGAGGCACGGGCGAGCAGCCCACCACCAAGGACATTGTTCGCTTTTCAAAGCTGTTTGAGGACGAGCTGACGCTGGAGCACTTGGAGCGCCCCCAGCTGGTGGCTCTGTGCAAACTGCTGGAGCTGCAGCCCATCGGCACCAACAACTTGTTGCGCTTCCAGCTGATGTTGCAACTCCGGACCATCAAGTCAGACGACGAG ATGATTGCAGCCGAGGGCGTAGCGGCAATGAGTGTGTCAGAGCTGCAGGCGGCTTGTCGCAGCCGCGGGATGAGATCTCTGGGTCTTACCACGGATCAGCTCCGTCTGCAACTGCAGCAG TGGCTGGACCTGCACCTGAATGAGAACGTACCTCCgtcgctgctgctgctctcCAGAGCCATGTACCTGACGGACATCAAACCCAAAGCCCCGGTCATTCCGCCTGtgcccaaacttgag AAAAGCACTCCAGCGGAGACTAACGGAGCAAACAGGACCTCGGTCGGCTCGGACCTGCTGTCGGACCCCGCCGTCGTCATCAAAGACAGGCCG GCTGAGGAGATAAGGAGCAAGGCTCCTATTATGTCAGACAAACCTTTAACTGCTGCCCAAGTCCTTCAG GCTAAAGCAGCAACCGAAGTGTCCCAGAAGAGTAAGATGAGCGCCAACGGTGTGTAA
- the LOC125993780 gene encoding terminal uridylyltransferase 7 isoform X5 has product MRLGKDGIHKKKSNNKPNALYTCTLCDVLLDSVSDANRHVRDKRHKRRLREKKEHTMLTEILPPGPEHVGALTAALEAVVSQHGMDDGDVETRRGVVSLMQDLLLSVLPEIRLRLYGSSCTKFGFKDSDVNVDIRYPPHMHQPDVLLSVKECLAGSPLFVDLEADFHARVPVVMCKEKKSGLLCKVSAGNENAFQTTAYLASLAKREQLLPPLVLGLRRWAKICQIDRAEEGGLPPYVFALMVIFFLQQRKEALLPTYLNQAIKTFSLSKLSDFNLVCVEDGHLQWTCSSKDAPQPAEGSCVRGKVPLVFQSPGPPAEMGALWVEMLRFYSLEFNMADNVIGVRTGAVLSRELKDWPKKRIAVEDPFAVKRNVARSVNSQQMYDYILHCLKTTYKYFALPLDTAGGAHGKAVAPSEGEAGAGADLSQLSIDAQNGPEDSDCIVEEEEEIEEGSDSEGEKEKADLGKSSFSEEEEDDDARAHGARRHLDSFTTEDEEIFPVDEISGEELLSDEEPPDLDTPASEEEELAPAVASPACQRDTVENELPENKVHTQSTKSYQFSKHAFTRGKTHMVVCSLCKRDGHLKKDCPEDFKKVELQPLPPMTADFLSVLDLVCEQCFVDFAPDDLEVAVRERILQDLEIFVRRQFPGARLQLFGSSKNGFGFRQSDLDICMVREGQDNIDDVDCINVIERLAKLLRKHPDLRNILPITTAKVPIVKFYHVRTGLEGDISLYNRLVGSSQQFVSHSSVKDTQFEAGWPAGRLSFFHPEALHNTRLLALYAAVDRRVKILCYVMKVFAKICDIGDASRGSLSSYAYTLMVLFFLQQREPPVIPVLQELYDGDEKPEVLADGWNVYFFDDLKALPSRWPQYGKNTETVGQLWLGLLRFYTEDFDFKEHVVCTRQKARLTTFNKQWTSKYIVIEDPFDLNHNLGAGLSRKMTNFIMKAFINGRTVFGTPVRAFPPEYPRQTEYFFDPQVLTEGEVAPNDRCCRICGKIGHFMKDCPMRRKSRHRHDSDRRPDNTLERADAAEDPASRHKSEHWRWREAPEPRCCFLCGSSAHIKKDCQLYRGNMKMENFPPSSSSSSSSGLLRNFREKQSSLLKEEEKKRPQHVMLSPQAGSLATRNLGRPSHRKSPVE; this is encoded by the exons GCTTCGCTTGTACGGATCATCTTGCACCAAGTTTGGATTCAAGGATTCCGATGTCAACGTGGACATCCGGTATCCGCCTCAC ATGCATCAGCCAGATGTCCTGTTGTCGGTCAAGGAGTGCCTGGCCGGGAGCC CTCTTTTTGTTGATCTGGAAGCTGATTTTCATGCTCGTGTGCCCGTGGTGATGTGCAAAGAAAAGAagag TGGTCTTCTCTGCAAAGTGAGcgccgggaatgaaaatgcgTTCCAAACCACGGCTTATCTGGCTTCCCTCGCCAAGCGGGAGCAGCTCCTCCCGCCGCTGGTTCTTGGACTGCGACGATGGGCGAAG ATCTGTCAAATTGACCGTGCGGAGGAGGGTGGCCTACCCCCGTACGTCTTTGCCCTCATGGTCATCTTCTTTCTACAACAGCGCAAGGAAGCCCTCTTGCCAACGTATCTCAATCAAGCG aTCAAGACCTTTTCGCTGAGCAAGCTTTCAGACTTCAaccttgtgtgtgtggaggATGGACACTTGCAGTGGACTTGTTCCAGCAAGGACGCGCCGCAGCCAGCGGAGGGCTCTTGCGTGAGGGGAAAG GTTCCGCTGGTGTTCCAAAGCCCTGGCCCCCCTGCGGAGATGGGCGCGCTCTGGGTGGAAATGCTCCGTTTCTATTCGCTGGAGTTCAACATGGCCGACAACGTCATCGGCGTACGGACCGGCGCCGTCCTCTCTCGGGAGTTGAAAGACTGGCCCAAGAAACGCATCGCCGTGGAGG ACCCGTTTGCCGTCAAGAGGAACGTGGCGCGCTCTGTCAACAGCCAGCAAATGTACGACTACATCCTCCATTGCCTCAAAACAACCTACAAGTACTTTGCGCTGCCCCTCGACACGGCGGGGGGCGCCCATGGCAAAGCGGTAGCTCCGTCTGAGGGGGAGGCGGGCGCCGGCGCCGACTTGAGTCAGCTGAGCATCGACGCCCAAAACGGCCCCGAAGATTCCGACTGCATcgtcgaggaagaggaggaaattGAAGAAGGCAGCGACTCAGAAGGGGAGAAGGAAAAGGCGGACTTGGGCAAAAGCAGCTTCTCcgaggaagaagaggacgaCGACGCCCGGGCGCACGGCGccagacgtcacttggacagctTCAccacggaggatgaggagatttTCCCCGTGGACGAGATCTCGGGGGAGGAGCTTTTGTCTGATGAGGAACCTCCGGATTTGGACACTCCTGCTTCAGAGGAGGAAGAGCTGGCGCCCGCTGTGGCCTCACCTGCGTGCCAACGGGACACTGTTGAAAATGAGCTCCCGGAAAATAAAGTCCACACGCAGAGCACAAAGTCATACCAATTCAGCAAGCATGCTTTCACCAGAGGAAAG ACACACATGGTCGTGTGCAGCTTGTGCAAGCGCGACGGCCACTTGAAGAAGGATTGTCCAGAGGATTTCAAAAAGGTGGAGTTGCAGCCGTTGCCCCCGATGACGGCCGACTTTCTCAGCGTGCTGGACCTAGTGTGTGAGCAGTGCTTTG TGGACTTTGCCCCGGATGACTTGGAAGTGGCCGTCAGAGAGCGCATCCTGCAAGATCTGGAGATCTTTGTCAGGCGACAGTTCCCTG GTGCACGTCTGCAGCTGTTTGGCTCTTCCAAAAATGGTTTTGGCTTCCGACAGAGTGACCTGGACATCTGTATGGTGCGAGAGGGCCAGGACAACATTGAC GATGTTGACTGCATCAATGTGATCGAGCGTCTGGCAAAGCTCCTCAGGAAACATCCAG ATTTGAGGAACATCCTGCCAATTACCACCGCCAAAGTGCCCATTGTGAAGTTCTACCACGTCCGCACGGGTCTGGAGGGAGACATAAGCCTTTACAACAGACTGGTAGGCAGTTCACAGCAATTTGTTTCCCACTCAAGTGTAAAGGACACGCAATTtgaggctggctggccggccggccggctttctttctttcaccccGAGGCTCTGCACAACACGCGCCTGCTGGCGTTATACGCCGCCGTCGACAGGAGAGTGAAGATCCTGTGCTACGTCATGAAGGTGTTTGCCAAG ATTTGCGACATCGGCGACGCTTCGCGCGGCAGTCTCTCGTCTTACGCCTACACCCTCATGGTTCTCTTCTTCCTTCAGCAGAGGGAACCACCTGTTATACCCGTGCTCCAGGAG ctGTACGACGGTGACGAGAAGCCGGAGGTGTTGGCCGACGGCTGGAACGTGTATTTCTTTGATGACTTAAAAGCACTG CCTAGTCGCTGGCCGCAGTACGGAAAGAACACCGAGACTGTGGGCCAACTGTGGCTGGGCCTCCTCCGCTTCTACACGGAGGACTTTGATTTTAAAGAGCACGTGGTGTGCACCCGGCAGAAAGCCCGGCTCACCACCTTCAACAAGCAGTGGACGTCCAAATACATCGTCATCGAAG ATCCGTTTGACCTCAATCACAATCTGGGTGCCGGTCTGTCCAGGAAAA TGACCAATTTCATCATGAAGGCCTTCATCAATGGCAGAACTGTGTTCGGCACCCCTGTCCGGGCCTTTCCGCCCGAGTACCCTCGTCAGACG GAGTACTTTTTCGACCCACAAGTCCTGACCGAAGGAGAAGTGGCCCCCAACGACCGTTGCTGCCGTATCTGCGGCAAGATCGGTCACTTCATGAAAGACTGCCCCATGCGCAGGAA GTCCAGGCACAGGCACGACTCGGACAGAAGGCCCGACAACACGCTTGAGCGAGCGGACGCGGCCGAGGACCCGGCGTCCAGACACAAAAGCGAGCACTGGCGGTGGCGCGAGGCTCCCGAGCCGCGCTGCTGCTTCCTGTGTGGCTCCAGCGCTCACATCAAGAAGGACTGCCAGCTCTACAGAG GAAATATGAAAATGGAAAacttccctccctcctcctcctcctcctcctcatcgggCCTCTTGAGGAATTTCAGAGAGAAACAA AGTTCACTGTTaaaagaggaggagaagaaaaggCCTCAACATGTGATGCTAAGTCCACAAGCAG GTAGTTTAGCTACCCGCAATTTGGGGCGCCCCAGTCACAGGAAGAGCCCGGTGGAGTGA